A single window of Larimichthys crocea isolate SSNF chromosome XII, L_crocea_2.0, whole genome shotgun sequence DNA harbors:
- the LOC109139203 gene encoding uncharacterized protein LOC109139203, whose amino-acid sequence MMKMSGGVTSCCVALLLALTSVSAVQKLKSINGLKKINFGTSVPKHSLVLLHWFANTVEIDSDNDIWLNFDPNCEDYGLHHYRNDERMLNQLPRGYRYYTIGNLLEDTSEQLPAYVRNPPSEYAGDNRDRIIFRVQDRGWRGLHRVDQVYITQHYDTSEHQGSRYDPDHTYQITTNLLRQIREFSVEEEQQSLSYLRHRYGRNIDDFQVNDIRDEWGDLVCLGLLLFIVIEEKYSSNQRNNRSENDRRPEDNIRWENNSPEDTRLEINNGSEDNIRWEINNGSENTVCECPCNWLVICCIVLFILALIILLCIYFLKR is encoded by the coding sequence atgatgaagatgtcaGGAGGAGTCACGAGTTGCTGTGTAGCTCTGTTGCTTGCCCTGACCTCCGTGTCAGCTGTACAAAAGCTCAAATCAATCAATGGTTTGAAGAAAATCAACTTTGGCACATCTGTGCCCAAGCACAGTCTTGTGCTGCTCCACTGGTTTGCCAACACAGTTGAGATTGACAGTGACAATGACATATGGCTGAACTTTGACCCAAACTGTGAAGATTATGGCTTACATCACTACCGCAACGATGAGAGGATGTTGAACCAACTGCCTCGGGGATACCGGTACTACACTATTGGAAATCTCTTGGAAGACACGTCTGAGCAACTTCCAGCTTATGTTCGCAATCCTCCAAGTGAGTATGCGGGAGATAACAGGGACAGGATCATATTTAGAGTCCAGGACAGAGGATGGAGAGGTTTGCATAGAGTAGACCAAGTGTATATCACACAGCATTATGACACATCTGAACACCAAGGGTCAAGATATGATCCAGATCATACCTACCAGATCACTACTAACCTCTTGAGACAGATCAGAGAGTTttcagtagaagaagaacaacagtcACTGTCGTATCTCAGACATCGCTATGGAAGAAACATTGATGACTTCCAGGTTAATGACATCAGAGACGAATGGGGTGACCTTGTTTGCCTTGGACTACTGTTGTTTATTGTGATTGAAGAAAAGTACTCCTCTAACCAACGAAACAACAGATCGGAAAACGATAGAAGACCGGAAGATAACATCAGATGGGAAAACAACAGTCCGGAAGACACCAGATTGGAAATCAACAACGGATCAGAAGACAACATAAGATGGGAAATTAACAACGgatcagaaaacacagtgtgtgagtgtcctTGTAATTGGCTAGTGATCTGCTGTATTGTATTATTCATTTTAGCTCTAATTATTTTGTTGTGCATTTATTTCCTAAAGCGGTGA
- the LOC104929805 gene encoding uncharacterized protein LOC104929805 encodes MKMSGGVLSCCVALLLALTSVSAVPKLKSINDLKKINFGKSVPKHSLMLLHWFANTVDIDSNSVIWLTFDPNRRDYGSHHYGNFEELLDPLPWGYRYYTVGNLYEVTSEQLPLHVRNPPSEYVGRNMDRIIFRVQEQNTGQEALQRIDRVYITQHYATSEHQGTSYDPDHTYLITTRLLRQIREFSVREEQRPLLYLRNRYGRNIDDFQFNDIRQTWSNLACLGLLLFIVLQEKYSSNQRHNRRPEHNDRRPEHNVRRPENNQWDINNRLKINNRPENNNTREINIRLEDDIELVNDRSENTQSRCRCRTLTICCLVVGFILVILIIFLCIYFINKH; translated from the coding sequence ATGAAGATGTCAGGAGGAGTCTTGAGTTGCTGTGTAGCTCTGTTGCTTGCCCTGACCTCTGTGTCAGCTGTACCAAAGCTCAAATCAATCAACGATTTGAAGAAAATCAACTTTGGCAAATCTGTGCCCAAGCACAGTCTTATGCTGCTCCACTGGTTTGCCAACACAGTTGACATTGACAGTAACAGTGTCATAtggctgacctttgacccaaaCCGCAGAGATTATGGCTCACATCACTACGGAAACTTTGAGGAGTTGTTGGACCCACTGCCTTGGGGATACCGGTACTACACTGTTGGAAATCTCTATGAAGTCACGTCTGAGCAACTTCCACTTCATGTTCGCAATCCTCCAAGTGAGTATGTGGGAAGAAACATGGACAGGATCATATTTAGAGTCCAGGAACAGAACACAGGACAAGAAGCTTTGCAGAGGATAGACCGAGTGTATATCACACAGCATTATGCCACGTCGGAACATCAGGGGACAAGTTATGATCCAGATCATACCTACCTGATCACAACTCGCCTCTTAAGACAAAtcagagagttttcagtaagaGAAGAACAACGGCCACTGTTGTATCTCAGAAACCGCTATGGAAGAAACATTGATGACTTCCAATTTAATGACATCAGACAAACATGGAGTAACCTTGCCTGCCTTGGACTgctgttgtttattgtgttaCAAGAAAAGTACTCCTCCAACCAACGACACAACAGAAGACCAGAACACAACGACAGAAGACCAGAACACAACGTCAGAAGACCAGAAAATAACCAATGGGATATCAACAACAGACTAAAAATCAACAACAGACcggaaaacaacaacacacggGAAATCAACATCAGACTGGAAGACGACATTGAACTGGTAAACgacagatcagaaaacacacagagtcgTTGTCGTTGTCGAACTTTGACGATCTGCTGTTTGGTTGTTGgatttattttagttatattaattatttttttgtgcatttatttcataaataaacaCTAG
- the LOC113747161 gene encoding uncharacterized protein LOC113747161 — protein MMKMSGGVFSCCVALLLALTSVSAVPKLKSINDLKKINFGKSVPKHSLVLLHWFANIVDLDSNNVIWLTFDPNRRDYGSHHYGNYEELLDPLPRGNVRYQYYTVGNLNQETSRQLPSYVLDPPDEFLGGNRDRIIIRVQEQNTGREALQRIDQVYITQHYATSEHQGTIYDLDHTYLVTTRLLRQIREFSVREEQRPLLYLRNRYGSNADESYIRQTWGNLACLGLLLFIIIEEKSSSNQQHNRKPEHNNKRPEHNDRRPEHNVRRPEHNNRLKINNRLENNKRREIIIRVEDDIGLENDRSENTQSRCRRCRALSICCLVGGFILVILIIFFVYLYHK, from the coding sequence atgatgaagatgtcaGGAGGAGTCTTCAGTTGCTGTGTAGCTCTGTTGCTTGCCCTGACCTCCGTGTCAGCTGTACCAAAGCTCAAATCAATCAACGATTTGAAGAAAATCAACTTTGGCAAATCTGTGCCCAAGCATAGTCTTGTGCTGCTCCACTGGTTTGCCAACATAGTTGACCTTGACAGTAACAATGTCATAtggctgacctttgacccaaaCCGCAGAGATTATGGCTCACATCACTACGGCAACTATGAGGAGTTGTTGGACCCACTCCCTCGTGGAAATGTCAGATACCAGTACTACACTGTTGGAAATCTAAATCAAGAAACATCCAGACAACTTCCCTCTTATGTTCTCGATCCCCCAGATGAGTTTCTGGGAGGAAACAGGGATAGGATCATAATTAGAGTCCAGGAGCAAAACACAGGACGAGAAGCTTTGCAGAGGATAGATCAAGTGTATATCACACAGCATTATGCCACTTCTGAACATCAGGGGACAATTTATGATCTAGATCATACCTACCTGGTCACAACTCGCCTCTTAAGACAAATCAGAGAGTTTTCAGTGAGAGAAGAACAACGGCCACTGTTGTATCTGAGAAACCGCTATGGAAGTAACGCGGATGAATCCTACATCAGACAAACATGGGGTAATCTTGCCTGTCTTGGACTGCTATTGTTTATTATAATAGAAGAAAAGTCCTCCTCCaaccaacaacacaacagaaaaccggaacacaacaacaaaagaccAGAACACAACGACAGAAGACCAGAACACAACGTCAGAAGaccagaacacaacaacagactaaaaatcaacaacagactggaaaacaacaaaagacggGAAATCATCATCAGAGTGGAAGACGACATCGGACTGGAAAACgacagatcagaaaacacacagagccgTTGTCGTCGTTGTCGAGCTTTATCGATCTGCTGTTTGGTTGGTGgatttattttagttatattaattattttttttgtgtatttatatcatAAATAA
- the LOC109139202 gene encoding uncharacterized protein LOC109139202: MMKMPGGVLSCCVALLLALTSVSAVPKLKSINDLKKINFGKSVPKHSLVLLHWFANIVNLDSNNVIWLTFDPNSRDYGSHHYGNFEELLDPLPWGYRYYTVGNLYEVTSEQLPLYVRNPPSEYVGRNMDRIIIRVQEQNTGREALQMIDRVYITQHYATSEHQGTSYDPDHTYQITTRLLRQIREFSVREQQRPLLYLRNRYGSNADESYIRQTWGNLACLGLLLFIVIEEKSSSNQRHNRRPEHNNKRPKHNNRPKNSTWDINNRPEIYNRPEIYNRLVNDRSENTQSRCRCRALAICCFLGFFLVIEIFLFIYFNHNFS, translated from the coding sequence atgatgaagatgcCAGGAGGAGTCTTGAGTTGCTGTGTAGCTCTGTTGCTTGCCCTGACCTCCGTGTCAGCTGTACCAAAGCTCAAATCAATCAACGATTTGAAGAAAATCAACTTTGGCAAATCTGTGCCCAAGCACAGTCTTGTGCTGCTCCACTGGTTTGCCAACATAGTTAACCTCGACAGTAACAATGTCATAtggctgacctttgacccaaaCAGCAGAGATTATGGCTCACATCACTACGGCAACTTTGAGGAGTTGTTGGACCCACTGCCTTGGGGATACCGGTACTACACTGTTGGAAATCTCTATGAAGTCACATCTGAGCAACTTCCACTTTATGTTCGCAATCCTCCAAGTGAGTATGTGGGAAGAAACATGGATAGGATCATAATTAGAGTCCAGGAACAAAACACCGGACGAGAAGCTTTGCAGATGATAGACCGAGTGTATATCACACAGCATTATGCCACGTCGGAACATCAGGGGACAAGTTATGATCCAGATCATACCTACCAGATCACAACTCGCCTCTTAAGACAAATCAGAGAGTTTTCAGTTAGAGAACAACAACGGCCACTGTTGTATCTGAGAAACCGCTATGGAAGTAACGCGGATGAATCCTACATCAGACAAACATGGGGTAACCTTGCCTGTCTTGGACTGCTGTTGTTTATTGTGATAGAAGAAAAGTCCTCCTCCAACCAGCGACACAACAGAAGaccagaacacaacaacaaaagaccaaaacacaacaacagaccaaaAAATAGCACATGGGATATCAACAACAGACCCGAAATCTACAACAGACCGGAAATCTACAACAGACTAGTAAACgacagatcagaaaacacacagagtcgTTGTCGATGTCGAGCCTTGGCGATCTGCtgttttttaggattttttttagtaatagagatttttttgttcatttatttcaatcaCAACTTCAGTTGA
- the LOC109139201 gene encoding uncharacterized protein LOC109139201, with translation MMTMSGGVLSVLKLKSINDLKKIDFGTSVPKHSLLLLYWFANTVDLDSNNVIWLTFNPNLEDYGSHYYGNYEGMLNPLPEGYRYYTVGNLYEDTTEELPSYVRNPPREYRGRNMDRIIFRVQEQKARQTALQRIDQVYITQHYEHQGTYNPNYTYQITANLLRQIREFSVGGNQLLHLRNHFGSNANDLDLRHIRNIWGDLACLGLLLFIVIQEKYSSIQQTGKQQPKQKTRAENNKQENNKQENNKQPDNSNRPDNGNRPEITRRVENNNRPENPRRVENSISYGGASLDAPQNPSEPSEPLVDNPELFSCLFCFALICFVFYILTAF, from the coding sequence ATGATGACGATGTCAGGAGGAGTCTTGAGTGTACTGAAGCTCAAATCAATCAACGATTTGAAGAAAATCGACTTTGGTACATCTGTGCCCAAGCACAGTCTTTTGCTGCTTTACTGGTTTGCCAACACAGTTGACCTCGACAGTAACAATGTCATATGGCTGACCTTTAACCCAAACCTTGAAGATTATGGCTCACATTATTATGGAAACTATGAGGGGATGTTGAACCCACTACCTGAGGGATACCGGTACTACACTGTTGGAAATCTCTATGAAGACACGACTGAAGAACTCCCATCTTATGTTCGCAATCCTCCAAGGGAGTATAGAGGAAGAAATATGGACAGGATCATATTTAGAGTCCAGGAACAGAAAGCAAGACAGACAGCTTTGCAGAGGATAGACCAAGTGTATATCACACAGCATTATGAACATCAGGGGACTTACAATCCAAACTATACCTACCAGATCACTGCTAACCTCTTGAGACAGATCAGAGAGTTTTCTGTTGGAGGAAACCAACTGTTGCATCTCAGAAACCACTTTGGAAGTAACGCTAATGATTTAGACTTAAGGCACATCAGAAACATATGGGGTGACCTTGCTTGCCTTGGActattgttgtttattgtgaTCCAAGAAAAGTACTCATCTATccaacaaacaggaaaacaacaaccaaaacagaaaacaagagcagaaaacaacaaacaagaaaacaacaaacaagaaaacaacaaacaaccagaCAACAGCAACAGACCCGACAACGGTAATAGACCAGAAATCACAAGAAGagtggaaaacaacaacagaccagaAAACCCAAGAAGAGTGGAAAACAGTATAAGTTATGGAGGTGCTTCACTTGACGCACCTCAGAACCCCTCAGAACCCTCCGAACCCCTGGTCGACAACCCGGAGttgttctcttgtttgttttgttttgccctcATAtgctttgtattttatattctaaCAGCTTTTTGA